The Streptomyces sp. NBC_01317 genomic interval TCAAGCTCGCACGGGCCCACGAGGACCACGGCTGGGACCGGGTGCTGTTCGCGTACGGGTCGGGCTCACCCGACCCCGCCCCGGCCGCCGCGTACATCGCCGCGCACCTGGACAAGCTCCAACTCCTGCTGGCGCACCGGCCGAACGTGTCGTACCCGACCTTCGCCGCGAAGACGTTCGCCACTCTCGACCGGATCAGTGACGGCCGTCTGACGGTCCACTTCATCACCGGGGGCAGCGACCAGGAGCAGGGACGCGAGGGGGACACCCTCACCAAGGACCAGCGGTACTCCCGCACCCGCGAGTACATCGAGATCGTCAAGCGGATCTGGACCTCGCACGAGCCCTTCGACCACGAGGGCGAGCACTACCGGTTCCACGACTTCGTCAGCGACGTCTTCCCGGTCCAACAGCCCCGGCCCAACGTCTCGTTCGGCGGATCCTCCGACGCGGCCCACGCCGCCGGCGGCGCCGAGGCGGACATCTACTGCCTGTGGGGCGAGCCACTGGCGAAGACCGCCGAGCAGATCGAGACGGTGAAGGCCGCGGCGCGCGCCGCCGGCCGTACGACCCCGCCCCGGATCCAGGTCGCGTTCCGGCCGATCATCGCTCCCACGGAGGAGCTGGCCTGGGAGAAGGCGCACCGCACGGTGGCCGCCATCAACGCCCGCAAGGAGCGGGGGGACGCGCTGGTCAGGCGGGGCCGGGGGGCGCCGGAGAACACCGGCTCGCAGCGGCTGATCGCGATCGCGGAGGCGGGTGAGCGGTACGACCGCGCGCTGTGGACGCCGACCGCCGCCGCCACGGGCGGCGCGGGCAACTCCAACGCGCTGGTGGGCACACCGGAGACGGTCGCCCAGGCGCTGCTCGACTACTACGACCTGGGCGTGGACATCCTCTCGGCCCGTGGTTACGACCTGCTGGGCGACGCCATCGACTTCGGCCGCCATGTGATCCCGCTGGTCCGCGAAGAGGTCGCGAAGCGAGACACCGAGCGCACCGCGCGGGCCGCGCGCACCGAGAACGCCGGGACCGGCCCGCTGAGACTGGCGGAGGCCGGGAGATGACCTCCGTCGCCGAACCGGGCGGGCTGACCTGGGCCACGGCCGCCGTCACGGACCCGCTCGCCCGGCCGATGCTGCGGGAGCTGGGGGACGAGTACTCCGCGCGGTACGGCAAGGACGCGCACGCCGAGATGGCCCGCTACCCGGCGGCGGAGTTCGAACCGCCGCACGGCGTGCTGCTGCTGTTGCTGGAGCGGGGTGAGGCGGTCGCCGGAGGCGCGTTCCGCCGCTACGACCCCGCCACGGCGGAGCTGAAGCGCATCTGGACCCACTCCGCCCACCGGCGGCGCGGGCTCGCCCGCCGGGTCGTCGCCGAGCTGGAACGTCTCGCCGCCGCGCGTGGCTACCGGCGGGTCTGTCTCACCACCGGGCCGCGCCAGCCCGAGGCCAAGGGCCTCTATCTGCGGACCGGTTACACACCGCTGTTCGACACGGCGGCCGACCCCGAGACCATCGGGCCGCTCCCGTTCGAGAAACACCTCGCTCCGTCGAGGGGAAAGAGATGAAAACCGTGCGCGCTCAGGTATCCGCCGTCCTCGCGGCCGTTCTGCTGCTGCCCGCCCTGGCCGCCTGTGGTGCGGACGACACGTCCGGCAAGGAGACGGCGGGCGCCGCGTCCCCCGCGCCCTCGGGCGACGTGGTCGCCGCGCTCAAGAAGGACGACGCGCTGGCGAAGCTGCTGCCCGCGGACGTCCGCGAGCGGGGCACGATCAAGATCGCCTCGTCGGTGGGAGCCGCGCCCAGCGCCTACTTCCCCGACGCGACGGGGAAGAAGCCGGTCGGCCTGGACATCGACATCGCCGACGGGGTCGCCAAGATCCTGGGGCTGAGGCTGGAGCGCGAGGAGGCCAGCTTCGAGGCGATCCTGCCCGCGCTCGGCAGTGGCAAGTACGACGTGGGGACCGGCAACTTCGGTGTCACCGACGAGCGTCGCAAGACGATCGACTTCGTCACGTACATCAACGACGGCCAGGGCTTCGCGGTCAGCAAGAACGACACGACCACCCAGAAGGTCACGAAGCTCGACGAACTCTGCGGCAAGACCGTCGGGGTCGGGGCGGGCACCACCTTCGAGGCGACCCTCAACGCGAACAAGTCGGTGTGCGCGGAAGCGGGCAAGAAGCCGTACACGGTCAAGGTCTACTCGGACACCGGCGCCGGCCTCACCAGCCTCCAGCAGGGCCGGATCGACATCGAGATGTCGACCATCAACGGACTGCGCTACCAGGCGGCCCAGCCGGCGGCCGGCATCAAGTTCCTCGGTGAGTTCCACCGGCTCGACGTGGGATTCGCCTTCAAGAAGGGCTCTCCGCTGCTCCCGGCGTTCGAGGGCGCGGTCAACGAACTGATCGCCGACGGCACGTACAAGAAGATCCTCGCGCGGTGGGGCACCCAGGACTCCGCCATCGAGAAGTCCGAGATCAGTCCCCCCGAGAAGAAGTAGCGGCAGGAGCGCCCACCATGGAAACCGCAACCGGCACCGCGCAGGCCGCGCCGCCGCCAGGATCTCTCGTACCACCCGGAACCGCCCAGGACGGCGAGCAGCTCGCCACCCTGAAAGTGGTGCCCGCCCGCCACTACTGGCGATGGGCCGCGGGGGTCGCCGCCCTCGTCGTCGTCGCGCAGTTCATCCACGGCCTGGCCACCAACCCGGGCTGGGACTGGCACACGTTCTCGCTCTACCTGACGGCCGACAGTGTCCTCAAGGCCGTCTGGGTGACCCTCCAACTCACCGCGTACGGCACGGTGCTGGGCTTCGCGCTCGGGATCGTCCTGGCCTTCATGAGGCTGTCGCGCAGTGCGATCCTCCAGACGGTCGCCTGGACGTACATCTGGGCCTTCCGGTCCATCCCGCTCATCGTGCAGCTGCTGTTCTGGTTCAACCTGGCCTATCTGTACAAGGAGCTGGGCGTCGGGATCCCCTTCGGTCCCGTGCTGTGGAGCTTCGACACACTGAACCTGGTCGGCGCCCTGTCGGCCGCCGTCATCGGTCTGGCACTCCACCAGGCCGCGTACGCCGCCGAGATCGTCCGCGGCGGAATCATCTCCGTGGACGGCGGGCAGTTGGAGGCCGCCGCGGCACTGGGCATCCCCCGGCTGCGGCAGCTGCGCAGGATCCTGCTCCCGCAGGCGATGCGCGGCATCCTGCCCAACGCCGCCAACGAGGTCATCTCCCTGTTCAAGGGCACGTCGATCGTGTCCGTGATGGCCATCGGCGAGCTGTTCTACCAGGTGCAGGTGATCTACGGCCGCAACGGGCGTGTGGTGCCCCTGCTGATGGTCGCCACCGCCTGGTACATCCTGCTGACCACCCTGCTGTCCGTCGTCCAGTACTACGTGGAGCGGCACTTCGCGCGGGGCCACGAGCGCACTCCCCCGCCCACCCCGTTCCAGCGTGCCCGCACGTTCGTCCTCAAGCTGCGGGCCACCGCCGCCACCGGAGGTTTCCCGCGATGAGCAACACCGACAGCACAAGTGCGGGCACGAGCGTCGGAAAGGGCCCGGGCGACGGGACGTCCGACGGCGGTCTGATGGTCGACGTGCGCGGGGTCCACAAGAACTTCGGCACCCTCGAAGTACTGCGCGGCGTCGACCTCCAGGTCCGTACCGGCGAGGTGACCGTGGTGCTCGGCCCGTCCGGCTCGGGGAAGTCGACGCTGCTGCGCAGCATCAACCACCTGGAGAAGCTCAACAAGGGCTACATCAGCATCGACGGCGAGCTGATCGGCTACCGCAGGGCCGGCCACAAGCTGCACGAGCTCAAGGAGCGCGAGGTGCTCAAGCAGCGCCTCCACATCGGGTTCGTCTTCCAGAACTTCAACCTCTTCCCCCACCTGACCGTGGTGGAGAACATCATCGAGGCGCCCGTCTCGGCGCTGCGCGTCCCGCGCAAGCAGGCACTCGAACAGGCACGGGTGCTGCTGGAGCGGGTCGGGCTCGCCGACAAGACCGGCGTGTACCCGCGCCAGCTGTCCGGCGGCCAGCAGCAGCGGGTGGCCATCGCCCGCGCCCTGGCGCTGGAGCCGAAGGTGCTGCTCTTCGACGAGCCCACCTCGGCGCTCGACCCCGAACTGGTGGGCGAGGTCCTCGATGTCATCAAGGACCTGGCCCGGTCGGGCACCACCATGATCGTCGTCACTCATGAGATCGGCTTCGCCCGTGAGGTCGCGGACACCGTCGTCTTCATGGACGGCGGAGTGATCGTCGAACAGGGCACGCCGGCGGAGGTGCTCGACCGGCCCCGGCACGAGCGCACCAAGGCGTTCCTGTCGAAGGTCCTCTGACCCTCCCGTACGTGCCACCCCTCCGTCCTCCCCTCCCCCTCACTGTCCCCGTCAAGGAGCCCACCGTGTCGCCCCGTCGCGCCTTCCGTCCCGCCGCCGCCCTGCTCGGCCTCGTCACCGCCCTCACCCTCACCGCCTGCGGCGACCCCGCCGACGACACCGTGAGCAACGCCGCGCCCGCCGCGAAGGGCGCCAAGAAGGCCGAGTTCGACCTGAGTCCGAACCAGAAGCGCATCACGACGCCCAAGGTCGACGCCGTCGCCGCTCTCCTGCCCGCGGCCATCCGCGAGCGCGGCACGCTGGAGGTCGTCAACTCGGCGGGCTCGGCGCCGCCACTCGACTTCTACGCCACCGACGACAAGACCGTGATCGGCGTGGAGACCGACATCTCCGCGCTGATAGCCAACGTGCTGGGGCTCAAGCTGGAGTCCAACACCGTCGACTGGGCGAACATCTTCGTCGGGCTCGACAGCGGTAAGTACGACCTCGGCATCAGCAACATCACCGTCACCGAGGAGCGCAAGGAGAAGTACGACTTCGCCACCTACCGGCTCGACAACCTCGCGTTCGAGGCCAAGAAGGGCTCGGGCTGGAAGGTCGACGGCCCCGAGGACGTGGCGGGGAAGACGATCGGGGTCAGCTCCGGCACCAACCAGGAGAAGCTGCTGGTCACCTGGAGCGAGGAGAACGTGAAGAAGGGCCTCAAGGCCACCGACATCAAGTACTACCAGAACTCCACCGACTACTACCTGGCGCTGGGTTCGGGCCGCCTGGACGCCTACCTGGGCCCGAACCCGGTCGCCGCGTACCACTCCGCCTCCACCGGCCAGACGGAGGTCATCGGCACCTATTCCGGCGGCGGGGCCGACGTCCAGGGCAAGATCGCGGCCACCACCAAGAAGGACAACGGTCTGATCAAGGCGGTGCATGAAGCCCTCAACACCGTCATCGAGAACGGCAGTTACGGAAAGGTCCTCAAGCGCTGGGGCCTGTCCAACGAGGCCGTGACGTCCTCGGAGCTCAACCCGCCCGGGCTGCCGAAGACCAACCAGTGACGACCAACCAGTGACGACCGGCGCGTGACCACCGGCCGGCCGGCGTACCGGCCGGTGTCCGCACCCGAACCGTCTCAGCCCAGCTGCCCCGTGCCCGTGCCCGGCGAACCCGCCGGACACGGGCACTGCGCGTGGTACTTGAGGGCGATGGCCGCCAGGTCCAGATGCGCGCCGAAGGCGGGCCGCGCCGCCAGCCGGCGCGTGTAGTCCCACAGGCGCGGGTAGTGCGCGACACACCGCGCCGCCACGGTGTCCAGATGCGGCCGGTGCACGGTGTCCAGATACACCAGCGCCACCCACAGCTGCACGTCGGCAGCGGTCGGCGTGTCACCGCCCAGTACGAACTCCCGCGCCTCCATGCGCTGTTCGAGCGTGTCCAGCGCGGCGAAGAGCGTGTGCAGGGCGCGGTCCCTGTCCTCTGGACCCGTGGCGGGCCGGCCCGCGATCCCCGCGTTGACACCGATGTCCCGCTCGCACAGCAGGGCGACGGCCTCGATCTCCTCCTCCGTACCGCGCGGGCGCAGTTCGGGACCCGAGCCGCCGAACCGCACCGACAGGTCACGCAGAATGTCCGGGACGTACGTACTGACGATCCGCCCCGTCCAGCCGTCGCTGAGCACGGGTGCGGCGGCGGGCCCCGGGTGGTGGTGCGAGGTGGCCTCGTACAGCGGGAGCAGTGCCTCGTACCCGCCGCCGGGGCCGTCGGGCACGGCGGGGAGCAGGGCCACGGGGAGGGTGTCGCCGAGGTCGAGCAGGCTGTGGGTGACGGCGATCTCCAGACAGGTGGGACAGGCCGGGGACAGGTGGAGGCGGTAGCGGCGCGGGACGGCGTAGTGGCCGCTGCGCGCGTCGCACCCGATCCTGCCGCGGATGGAGGGTGCGATCGCCGGTGTGATGAGGGACATGCGTCTCCCTGCGGTGGATGCGTACGGACGGACGGACGCTCACGACACGCACGGAGGCAGGGCGGACCACGGGCCGGGCACGCGGGCGCGGGAGAGCGCGACGCGTGGTGCTACCGGTCGGAGGAGGGCGTGCCTGTGCCGTGTCGGCTCGGAGGATTACGCGGCGCTGCAGACACGGAGCAGGTCGATGTGGCGACGGGAGGTCAGCAGGGGCAGCGATCGGGCCGTACCGGCCCCGCGATCGATGTCCAGCCCCGAACGACCCATTTGTGCCTACCCGTTCGCTAGATGCCCACAGTCGAGTGTCCGGCCGCCCGGGGGCCCCGTCAAGGGTGCCCGCGTCCCCCGGCGGGACCGTCTCGCATGGTGAGAGCGGGGGCGGGGGCCGCGGGCAGGATGTGGCGTGTGTGACGGCGGGTGGTCCGCGTGTGAACGACGGCCGTGTTGTGTTGCCGCGACATGTCGGGTTCGTGGCCGAACCGGCCGCGCGCTGTGGTGTGCCGTACACCTTCTCTATGGTCCGTGTCAGGCCTGGACATCTCCCTCCGCCTTCCCCCGTCCCCACCTCACCACCCGCCGCCCGACCCGAACTGTGCGAGGCAATCCATGAGTCAGCCCGTCGACTCCGTCACCGCGGGGCACACCCCCGAGGACATCTCCGGCCAGGAGCCCGCCGCGGCCTGGTCGTTCGAGACCAAGCAGATCCACTCGGGCGCCGCACCCGATCCGACGACCGGCGCCCGCGCGACGCCGATCTACCAGACGACGTCGTTCGTCTTCAAGAACACCCAGCACGCCGCGGACCTGTTCTCCCTCGCCGAGCCGGGCAACATCTACACCCGGATCCACAACCCGACCCAGGACGTCCTGGAGCAGCGGATCGCCGCGCTGGAGGGCGGGGTGGCGGCCGTCGCCCTCGCCTCGGGGCAGGCCGCGGAGACCCTCGCGATCCTCACCCTGGCGAGCGCCGGGGACCACATCGTCTCCAGCACGTCGCTGTACGGCGGTACGTACAACCTGCTGCGCCACACGCTCCCCCGGTTCGGTATCGAGGTGTCCTTCGTCGACGACCCGGACGACCTCGACGCCTGGCGCGCGGCCGTACGCCCGAACACCAAGGCCCTGTTCGCCGAGACGCTGGGCAACCCGCGCGGCAACGTGCTCGACATCCGGGGGGTGGCCGACGCGGCGCACGACGCCGGGGTGCCGCTGATCGTGGACAACACCGTGCCGACGCCCTACCTGCTGCGTCCGCTGGAGCACGGAGCGGACATCGTGGTCCACTCGGCGACGAAGTTCCTCGGCGGGCACGGCACCACCATCGGCGGTGTGGTGGTCGACGGCGGTACGTTCGACTTCGGCGCGCACGCCGAGCGGTTCGCGGACTTCCACGAGCCCGACCCCAGCTACCACGGCCTCCAGTACTGGCCGGCCCTCGGCCCAGGCGCCTTCGCGATCAAGCTCCGGGTCCAGCTGCTGCGCGACCTCGGTCCGGCGCTCGCCCCGCACTCCGCGTTCCTGCTGCTCCAGGGCGTCGAGACGCTCAGCCTGCGCGTCGAGCGCCACACGTCCAACGCGCTGGCGCTGGCCCAGTGGCTGGAGCAGCGCGACGAGGTGTCGGCCGTCCACTACGCGGGACTGGAGTCCAGCCGGTGGTACGAGGCCGGGCAGCGGTACCTGCCGCGGGGCGCGGGCGCGGTCCTGGCCTTCGAGCTGCGGGACGGCGTGGAAGCGGGCAAGCGGTTCGTGGACGGCGTCGAGCTGTTCAGCCACCTCGCCAACATCGGTGACGTACGCAGTCTGATCATCCACCCGGCGTCGACCACCCACAGCCAGCTGGACGAGGAGCAGTTGGTGGCCACCGGCACCGCGCCCGGTCTGGTGCGGCTCTCCGTGGGCCTGGAGAACGTCGACGACCTCAAGGCCGATCTGGAGGCCGGGTTCCGCGCCGCCAAGGCGGCGTCCTGACGATGTCGGTCGAACCGGCCACACGTCCCCTCCCGCCGGCCGCCGCCGGCTGGCAGGAGGGGGACCCGCCGGGCCGCCGCTCCTGGGTGGCGCTGGAGCGCCCCCTCCCCCTGGAGGCGGGCGGTTCGCTGCCCGCCGTACGACTCGCGTACGAGACGTGGGGGCGCCTCGCCCCCGACGCCTCGAACGCGGTGCTGGTCCTGCACGCGCTGACGGGAGACAGCCATGTCGCGGGACCGGCAGGACCGGGGCATCCCACCGGCGGCTGGTGGGATGCCCTGGTCGGACCGGGGCTGCCGTTCGACACGGAGCGGTGGTTCGTGGTCGCGCCGAACGTGCTGGGCGGCTGCCAGGGTAGTACGGGTCCCTCGTCGGTCCGTCCCGGGGCGGCCCGTCCCGGTGAGCGCTGGGGGCCCGGCTTCCCGTACCTGACCCAGCGCGACCAGGTGGCCGCCGAGGCGGCCCTCGCGGACGCCCTGGGCATCGACCGCTGGGCCGTGGTCGTCGGCGGTTCCATGGGCGGGATGCGCGCGCTCGAATGGGCCGTCGGCCACCCGGAGCGCACGGGCTCCCTCCTGGTCCTCGCCTGTCCCGCCGCGGCCTCCGCCGAACAGATCGCGTGGGGCGCCGTCCAGATCGAGGCCATCAGGGCCGATCCGGGCTGGCGCGGGGGCCGCTACCACGACGCCCCGGCCGGCGCCGGGCCGTACCGCGGGCTCGGGGTGGCCCGGCGGATCGCCCATGTGACGTACCGCAGCGAGCCCGAACTGGCCGCCCGGTTCGGCGGCGCCCCGCAGCCGGGCGAACACCCCTGGCGGGGCGGGCGCTACCAGGTCGAGTCGTACCTGGACCACCACGCGGCCAAGCTGGCGCACCGGTTCGACGCGGGCAGCTACGTGACGCTGACCGAGGCGATGAACGGCCACGACGTGGGCCGGGACCGGGGCGGCGCAACCGCCGCGCTGCGCCGGGCCACCATGCCCGCGCTGATCGCCGGCGTCGACTCCGACCGGCTGTACCCCCCGTCCCAGCAGGCGGAGCTGGCCGCCGCGCTGCCGGGCGCGGACCGGCCGAGGGTCATCGAGTCGCCGTACGGACACGACGGCTTCCTCATCGAGGCGGAACAGGTGGGCGCGCTGGTGCGGGAGTTGCTGGCGTGAGGTGACACGGGCCGCCCCGGTCCCGGAGACGGACGGCGGCGGGGACAGCCCGGACTACGGGGCCGTACGCCCGAACGGGTGATCGGGCCCGCTGTCCGGGTGTCGCGCGCGCCGGGAGGGACCGGTGGCGACCCCGGCGGAAGACACTCGCGGGTGTGACGGACACAGAGGGTCAGGACGGACGGGGCAAGGAGAACGGCGGCGCGCCGCACGGCGCGGCCGGCGGCGCGGTGATCATGCCCAGGCTCGACGCCGAGCAGTCGGGGCTCCTGCGGCGGGTCGGTGAGGAGTGGGGGCGGGTGTCCGCGCCCCCCGAGGCCTGGCGCCGCGTCCTGCCGGTGGACCCCGACGTCGGCAGCTACCCCGAGCCGGGGCAGATCGTCCCGGCCCGGTTCGGACGGGTCGTCAGCGTCCCCACGCTCAGCGGCGGACCGACCACGGCCGAGGCCGGCGGGGGCGGCGGGGACGAGGCGGGGACGGGCGCCGAATGGCAGCCCGGCGGTCTGGCGCTCCGCCTCCGGCGGACCCTCCTCGGGGCTCCCCTCGCGAACACGGCGATCGTGCGCGAGCGGATGCGCAAGCTGGTGGCGCTGCCGGTGCTCTCGGCGGACGCCCTGTCCTCGGTGGCGTACGGCCCCGAGGCGATGCTGCTGGTCCTGGTGCTCGCCGGGACCGCCGGGCTCCACGCGACCGTGCCGGTGGCGCTCGCGATCGTGTTTCTCATGCTCGCCGTGGGGTTGTCGTACCGTCAGACGATCCGCGCGTATCCGATGGGCGGGGGCTCGTACATCGTCGCGACGGACAACCTGGGACGCATCCCGGGACTGATCGCGGCCGCCGGGCTGATGACGGACTACATCCTCACCGTCGCCGTCTCGGTCTCCTCCGGCATGGGGGCGGTCACCTCGGCGATCCCGAGCCTGTCCCCGGAGATCGTGCCGATCGGCGTGCTGGTCATCGCCATCCTCCTGGCCGGCAACCTGCGCGGCGTGCGGCAGGCGGGCGCGCTGTTCGCCGCGCCCACCTACGCCTTCATCGTCGCCATCCTCGCGCTGGTGGCCACGGGCCTGTACAGCGCGGCGGGCCGGGACTTCGCCCCCACACCGCACCCGGTCGTGACCGCGACCGAGGGGCTGGGCGTGCTGCTGGTGATGAAGGCCTTCGCCTCCGGGGCCACGGCGATGACCGGCATCGAGGCGATCTCCAACGCCGTGCCCGCCTTCAAGCCGGTCGCCTGGCGCAACGCGCGCACGACACTGTCGTGGATGATCGTGCTGCTCGTGGTGTTGTTCTCCGGGGTGATCGCCCTGATCCACTACGAGGGGATCGTGCCGCAGACGGGGGAGACCGCGCTGTCCCAACTGGCCCATCGCAGCTACGGGTCGAACGGGTTCTACGTCTTCACCCAGGCGGCGACCGCGCTGGTGCTCCTGCTCGCCGCGAACACCGCGTACAACGACTTCCCCCGGGTCCTGTTCCTGCTGGCGCGCGACGACCACGCGCCACGGATCTTCCTGCGCCTGGGCGACCGGCTGGCGTTCTCCAACGGGATCATCCTGCTGTCGGTGGCCGCCGCGCTCGTCTACATCGCCTTCGAGGGCAAGACGGCGTCGCTGATCCCGCTGTACGCCGTCGGGGTGTTCCTCGCCTTCACCCTGTCGCAGTGGGGCATGGTCGTGCACTGGTGGCGCAAGCGCAACCGGCACTGGCGCAAGAGCCTGTGCTTCAACGCCACCGGCGCCGTCCTGTCGGCGGCCGTCTTCATCACGGCGGGCATCACCAAGTTCACGGCCGGGGCGTGGCTCGCCATTCTCGCGGTGGGCGCGTTCCTTCTGGTGACGACGCGGATCCACCGCCACTACGCGAGGGTGCGTCAGGCGCTCCGCCTGCACCCGCAGATGATCGAGATCCCCGGGCACTCGATCACGCCCCACTCGCGCCCCGACACCGGCATCGGCATCGGCACCGGGTCCGGGTCCGGGTCAGCCGCCCGCGCGCCCGCGCCGCCGGGTCCCGCCGCTCCGACGGGGGCCGACCCCACGGCCTCGGCGGGCCGGGAGCGGGACGCGGAGACGGAGGACACCCCGGAGGAGATCCGCCATCTGTCCGTCGTGCCGATCGACGCCCTGCACCAGGCGAGCATGCGCGCCCTCGCCTACGCCGCCTCGCTCCAGCAGCCCGTGCTGGCGCTGCACGTCAGTCCGGCCGAGGAGGAGGCCGAGCTGTTCCGGGAGTCGTGGCGGCTGTGGGGGAACCGGCTGCCGCTGGCGGTCGTCGTGTCCCCGTACCGCGCGATCGTGGCCCCGATGATCGGGTACATCGAGTCCCTGCACCGGCAGCGGCCCGATCTGACGATCACGGTGATCCTGCCGGAGATCGTCGTACGCCACTGGTACCACCGGATCCTGCACAGCTATCTCGGCGGGCGGCTGCGGCGGTCGCTCCGGCCCCTGCCGAAGATCGTCGTGACGACGGTCCCGTTCCACGTCTAGCCGCTGCTCAGAGGCAGGTGGCGTACGCCCGGTCCTCGCTGGTTCCGCATTGAACTTCCGTATTGAAACATCAACTATCCACACAATTGGCCGATTTGCCCATCTATGTCTAGAGTTGACGGTGTCATTGCCGTACGGGCAATCGCGTCTACACGAGGAGCTGACATGCTTTCTCAGACCATGAGGGCCGGAGAAATCACCCTTGACGGGCACGCGTTGGGGGTGGCCATGACCGAGCCCGAAGCCCCGCAGAGCGACGCGCCTGTGTACTCGCCCGAGGCCGCGGGACTGTTGCTGCTCGCGCTGCTCCTCTCGCCCAAGGAGCCGAAGGAACCGAAGGGCCGGTGATTCCGGACCGGTCGCGGACCACATACCAGGAATCGGCGGCCGGCCTGGCACGACGTGCCCTCGATGCCCTCCGGGGCACCGGGGGCACGGCCATGGTCGCGGAACACGTCGAACAGGCGGAGGATCCGGGCGCGGCGCTG includes:
- a CDS encoding APC family permease; the protein is MPRLDAEQSGLLRRVGEEWGRVSAPPEAWRRVLPVDPDVGSYPEPGQIVPARFGRVVSVPTLSGGPTTAEAGGGGGDEAGTGAEWQPGGLALRLRRTLLGAPLANTAIVRERMRKLVALPVLSADALSSVAYGPEAMLLVLVLAGTAGLHATVPVALAIVFLMLAVGLSYRQTIRAYPMGGGSYIVATDNLGRIPGLIAAAGLMTDYILTVAVSVSSGMGAVTSAIPSLSPEIVPIGVLVIAILLAGNLRGVRQAGALFAAPTYAFIVAILALVATGLYSAAGRDFAPTPHPVVTATEGLGVLLVMKAFASGATAMTGIEAISNAVPAFKPVAWRNARTTLSWMIVLLVVLFSGVIALIHYEGIVPQTGETALSQLAHRSYGSNGFYVFTQAATALVLLLAANTAYNDFPRVLFLLARDDHAPRIFLRLGDRLAFSNGIILLSVAAALVYIAFEGKTASLIPLYAVGVFLAFTLSQWGMVVHWWRKRNRHWRKSLCFNATGAVLSAAVFITAGITKFTAGAWLAILAVGAFLLVTTRIHRHYARVRQALRLHPQMIEIPGHSITPHSRPDTGIGIGTGSGSGSAARAPAPPGPAAPTGADPTASAGRERDAETEDTPEEIRHLSVVPIDALHQASMRALAYAASLQQPVLALHVSPAEEEAELFRESWRLWGNRLPLAVVVSPYRAIVAPMIGYIESLHRQRPDLTITVILPEIVVRHWYHRILHSYLGGRLRRSLRPLPKIVVTTVPFHV